The Lachnospiraceae bacterium KM106-2 nucleotide sequence AATTCATTTAACGTACTCTTGTCATTATCAAAGACTTCTGCTACGGTAAATGCATTATGTTTGGCAAAAGTGTGCTCTTTCAATTCATGAAGGTACGTACCGGCAGCAGATTCATTCACGAACTTGTTGGCGGTAAACATTCCGTCGGCACCATCGGGCTCATAATCTGGGAAGGAAGTATCTTTGACGATATTCATGATCGCATCGATACGGAATCCGGCAACGCCTTTCTCTAACCACCAGTTCACCATCTTATAGATAGATTCGATTACTTTTGGATGATTCCAATTTAGATCTGGCTGTCCTTTCGTAAAGAGATGTAGATAGTAGTATGGAGTGTCACCAATCTGTTCCCAAGCATTTCCGCCAAAATAAGAACGTACTTGGTTTGGTGGATTTCCATTCTTCCCTTTTCGGATAAAGAAGTAGTCTGCATATTCGCCAGTAGGATCTTTTAAGGCTTTCTGGAACCATTCATGTTCCGTAGAGCAATGATTGATGACTAAGTCCATGATCAGATACATGCCACGTTTCTTCGTCTCTGCTAATAACTCGTCAAATTCCTCCATGGTACCAAATTCTTCTGCGATTGCATAATAATCAGATATATCATAACCCTGGTCTACAAAAGGTGATTTGTAAATTGGAGAAAGCCATAAGATGTCGACACCCAATTCTTTTAAATAGTCTAATTTATTTATAATTCCTCTTAAATCTCCGATTCCATCCCCATTCGTATCTAAAAAGCTCTTTGGATAGATCTGATAAGCAACCTTATCATGCCACCATTGTTTTTTCATAGTATTTTACCTCCTCAAATATTTGTCTTCTTGTTTATAATTACAGTATATAATCATTTTGCATTAGAAACTTCTATCATTATGACTCTTTTATTATACTATTTTGACTTTTTGCTTCATTCAATGAGGTTTGATCACAGAAACATTTTTTCTATGCCTGGCGATTATAGATTGGTTTCACATGGGAACGTTTTCGATACATAATAAACCAGACACCAATGAAGTTTAACATCATAAATAACGCAATCACAAGTCGTTTCTCCATAAAATCACCCATAATACCAGATGATAATTCTCCAAGCATCATTCCTATGGTTATTAACATCTGAAAGATACCATTAAAGCGTCCTTTGTTTCCATCAGGAACGTAACTCTGGGTTGCTGAAATTCGAATATTATAGGAAGTAACACCCATAATACCGGAGAGGAAACACATTCCCATCATGATCACGATCGGCATATAGAGATAAGAGCCATCGATTATGGATATGGTCATATAAACGATCAAGGCAATGGTAAACTTTTTATCCGTTGGATACTTAAACTTATAATGAATGACACCGCCGAAGATACGCCCGGCTAACATGAATCCCATTACTGCAATATAGACATATTCCCCATGTGAATAAGTGCTCTTAAAGTAAGGAAGGCCGATGACATTGGAGGCACCCTGTGCAAACATAGTAACGGTAAAATACATGGTGATCGCCAATAATCCTTTTTCTTTTTTGAGATAATTGATACCGTCGGAGAATGTCTTTTTGTATTGTTTGAAACCGAAGGATTCTTCTTCTTTTTTTACATAAGACTCTTCAATCTGTATTTGTGTTTCAAAGATTGCTGCGACTAGGAAGCTTATCATATCGATCAAGAACAATGGTCCAATTCCCACAAGATTATATAAAAATGCTGATACCGGTACCATAAGCATGGTAAGGGAATCTAAGGTACTGTCTATGGAATAGGCTTTTGTGTAATTTCCCTTACTTACCAGCATTGGATAAAAGCTTTCATAAGCAACTTGGTATACCGAGTCGATGGCACCAAGGATCATGCATCCGATGATCAGGAATATGTAACTAAGATTGCCGGTCAAGATGATCAAGGCAAATAAAAAATATATTCCGGTAGAGATAAAATCTAAGGTATAAATGGTTTTTCTCCTTGAGAACTTATCGATAAACGGACCCGCTAAGGATGGAAGAATAATTTTAGGCAGATTATAAAGTACCATATATAACGCATACAGAAATGTGGATGCGGTATAATCCAGTACAAGGAGCCCCGTTGCAAATCCGGATATGGAATTGCCTAGTCGGGATATGACGGTTCCCACTGTGATGATCGTAAAATTCTTTGTCCAAAGTGGATTTGAAGGACCCTGCTTGTTCTCTTTTGTTTGATGTAACATATTCACTCTCCTATTCTCATCTATTTCTTTATTTGTTTTACTAAATTAAGTATAGCATTCATTTAAATGAATAGGAATCCGGTATATTTGAGAAAATTCTCTTGAATTTAGGCTCTTAGAGCGGCTTAAAGTGCTATGTCAAGAAAATTATGATTGATTTGTTGTTAATGAAGAGTGCGTTCAATTTCTTCGGTAATCTCTAATGCATCTTTATATCGACGTTTTACCTTATAAAGTTCTACCAGATATCTGCCATGAAAGTTACGGAATCCATAACCTAGTTCATCACCAACAGATTCATAAACGTCTAATAACAAGGCTTCATACTCTGGATTTTGGACATAATCTTTATCCAGTCGCATTTCAATTAAACGAAGCATCTTAATTAAACCAGGTATACTATTGTCATCAATATACTCTTTGGCAAGTGCAAGGTATTCGCGCGCTTTCTCGATGTGTCCCAGCTGTATATGGGAGAAGGATAATTTATGATATAAGAGAAGCCAATTAATATGATTCTTTCGTTTCTCAGATTGAGCTGGATTTTCTTCGGACTGAGTTAACAGTCGTTTTGCTTTTTCAAGATTTTCGATTGCTTCTTCATATTGTTTATGCTCCACTAAAGTGGCTCCAATATTATAATAGATATTATAGATACTTTGTGGGGCGATCGTCCTAGCTAGCTCTAGGGTCCTTTGATAATAACGCATCATATTCTGATAATCATGGTTGGTATAGCAGGTTGCAAGCATAAAGCTGCTATTAAATAAGACGAGAGCATTTCCTTCTTCTGCTGCCATCTGATAGGCTCTTTCAAAATAACGGATCGAATCCATATATTTACCAACATTAAAACTGATTTCCCCTTGTAGATTATAGATGATACTGCAATTAAACTGCTGCCCGGCCATGTTTAACCAATTCATTCGGTCCTCATAAGAGCTTTCTGAAAGATATCCCATCAAATAGCCAAATAGGAATCGTTGATTACGTGTCATATATGGCTCATATTTCTTAAGTTCGTTACAGGTGGATTGAACTTGGTCGGTTGAGGACGGCTCTTCTATTTGAGAATCTTGAAAAGATTCTCGGTACAATTGATAGAGCTGCCAACTAAGATTTAGCTGACTGGTTTGATAGAGCTCGCTTTGTTCATCAATGAATTCTTCCCATTTTGAAGTCTCTTCCCTATGGAAAAAGGCATCAAAATAACTGGAGAGATTCTCCTTCATCTCTTTTAACTTCTGCGCGTCTGTTATATAGGAAATCTTCAATCTAGTAAAAAGCTGCTCAATAATATCTTCGCCTGCATTTACAGTTCCCTGTTCGATCTTACTTAAATACGATACGACACAGATTCCTTTACACAACCCCTCTTGCGATAGATTCATCTGTAATCGCTTTTGTCTGATTAAAAATCCTATGTATTGTTTCATATTATGCTCCTGTCTGATTGGTTTACTGTTCGATATTTTGATGGACTGAGTCCCTTTGCTTGAGTAAAACGTTTAATAAAATATCCAATGTTGTCATAACCACATAGAATTGCGATATCAATTACTTTCTTGTCGGTCTCGATCAGAGCCGCTGCAGCCTTATCAATTCGGAGATCATTAAGATATTGGGTAACCGTTTTTCCCGTCATCTTCTTAAAATAACGACAAAAATATTGTTCATTCATACCGGCGGTACTTGCTAGTTCGGAAAGTGTGATCCTACGCTGATAGTTATGATGAATAAAAAGAAAGATGGATTTCATACTCTCTATCTTATAGGTATCATTCTTGGTCAGTTCATGGCGATGAAAGTAATCGTTCTCATAGAGACACCCTAGTAACTCATAAAGATAGATCTTACTTTTTAAGTAGGCAGGAATCTCTTCCTGCCCTACCGTATGAAAGATATTTTCATACAGGCTCTGTAACCGTTTCCATATGCTATCATTAGGTGTAATAAGTCTTGGAAAATAGATTTCTTTTGTTAAAAGAGGATGGATCAGCTTATATTGAAGGGCATCGAAATACTCAAAGCTTAACATATTTAAACTAAAGACAATAGCGCTTTCCTTTTGTCCATGGCGCAGAGCGATCGAATGGATCTCACCTGAGTTAATGATAACAAAAGCAGGTGCCGTGATCTCATAAGATTCTAGATTAATCTTTAGTGTAAAGATACCCTTTTCTAGATAGAGAAGTTCTGTTTCCTGGTGCCAATGAGGATTTACATCATAGTCAGAATCACCAGTCCATTCATATTTTGCAATCGGAAAGCTCACACTACCATGCATCGTATCTTCTTTTAATTTCTCTTTGTCAAACATAAACTACTATCCCCTTATTTTTGTTAAACCATCTTTGGTCAGTTCATAGACTTTATCACATACCTCCTCTATATATTTACGATCATGAGAGATACTGATAATGACTCCTTTATATTCTTTTAAGATACCACGAATGACCGGATTCGACAATGGTGAAAAATTTCGAGTCGGTTCATCTAAGATCAATACATTATTTCCCTCTAAACTCATTTTTAGAAAAAGCAGTTTCGCTTTCTGACCGCCGGAAAGTTCTGCAATCTGATGGGTCATCTCATCTGCGGTATACTTCATACTACCTAGATAAGTACAAATCCGAATAGTTTCTTCTTTCTCCCCAGATCTTGATAAGAACTCGACTGGTGTCTTCTCTAAGTCTAATAAATCTTCGTAATTTTGTGGCATATAAGCGCAATTAAGATCCGTTCGTTCTAATAACTGTGCGGCAATCTTCTTAAGCAACGTTGATTTCCCAATGCCGTTTTTCCCGATGATAACAATCTTTTCCGGCCCTTTTATGGATAATTTTATCTGATTAGTAAGGATACGATCCGCTACCATCAGAGAATCAAGTTCCACCGAGATAATCTGTTTTCCATTCGGAATTTCTTCTTTTGGATTTAATTGAAAGAAGATCGCATCTTCTGTTTCGGGTATTTCCGTCATGTTTTCATACTTTTTCTCAAAGCGTTTCCCTATGGATACGACAGAATGCATCTTTTTCTTTAATAAAGCGCCTCCATGAGGATCTTGTCTAGAGATGGCATTCTGTTTGTGATCGATCTTCTGACGAATCTGAAGGTAACGATCCTGCTGCTTTTTGTACTCACTACGTTCTTTTTTTGCCACCTGTTCTTGATGAAAGTAAGCATTTTGACGTCTTTGAACATATGTTCGATAGTTACATTTCGTAATCGTAATATGAGAG carries:
- a CDS encoding ABC transporter, ATP-binding protein, with protein sequence MLQIKDLTISHKKDLRTLISNLSFVLNDGDKAVIIGEEGNGKSTLMKLIYDESLVSDYVDYTGQIIKNKMRLGYVAQELPSAVMGLTVYEYCEQQTGFYDMTPKDITSFCSKLKLPSDFVYSDETIRHLSGGEKMKLQFISLLLSRPDALLLDEPSNDIDLAMLEWLEQFIQESKLPILYISHDETLIERTANKIIHIEQLKRKTSSHITITKCNYRTYVQRRQNAYFHQEQVAKKERSEYKKQQDRYLQIRQKIDHKQNAISRQDPHGGALLKKKMHSVVSIGKRFEKKYENMTEIPETEDAIFFQLNPKEEIPNGKQIISVELDSLMVADRILTNQIKLSIKGPEKIVIIGKNGIGKSTLLKKIAAQLLERTDLNCAYMPQNYEDLLDLEKTPVEFLSRSGEKEETIRICTYLGSMKYTADEMTHQIAELSGGQKAKLLFLKMSLEGNNVLILDEPTRNFSPLSNPVIRGILKEYKGVIISISHDRKYIEEVCDKVYELTKDGLTKIRG
- a CDS encoding helix-turn-helix domain protein, with protein sequence MKQYIGFLIRQKRLQMNLSQEGLCKGICVVSYLSKIEQGTVNAGEDIIEQLFTRLKISYITDAQKLKEMKENLSSYFDAFFHREETSKWEEFIDEQSELYQTSQLNLSWQLYQLYRESFQDSQIEEPSSTDQVQSTCNELKKYEPYMTRNQRFLFGYLMGYLSESSYEDRMNWLNMAGQQFNCSIIYNLQGEISFNVGKYMDSIRYFERAYQMAAEEGNALVLFNSSFMLATCYTNHDYQNMMRYYQRTLELARTIAPQSIYNIYYNIGATLVEHKQYEEAIENLEKAKRLLTQSEENPAQSEKRKNHINWLLLYHKLSFSHIQLGHIEKAREYLALAKEYIDDNSIPGLIKMLRLIEMRLDKDYVQNPEYEALLLDVYESVGDELGYGFRNFHGRYLVELYKVKRRYKDALEITEEIERTLH
- a CDS encoding DNA-binding response regulator, AraC family — translated: MFDKEKLKEDTMHGSVSFPIAKYEWTGDSDYDVNPHWHQETELLYLEKGIFTLKINLESYEITAPAFVIINSGEIHSIALRHGQKESAIVFSLNMLSFEYFDALQYKLIHPLLTKEIYFPRLITPNDSIWKRLQSLYENIFHTVGQEEIPAYLKSKIYLYELLGCLYENDYFHRHELTKNDTYKIESMKSIFLFIHHNYQRRITLSELASTAGMNEQYFCRYFKKMTGKTVTQYLNDLRIDKAAAALIETDKKVIDIAILCGYDNIGYFIKRFTQAKGLSPSKYRTVNQSDRSII
- a CDS encoding macrolide-efflux protein; the protein is MLHQTKENKQGPSNPLWTKNFTIITVGTVISRLGNSISGFATGLLVLDYTASTFLYALYMVLYNLPKIILPSLAGPFIDKFSRRKTIYTLDFISTGIYFLFALIILTGNLSYIFLIIGCMILGAIDSVYQVAYESFYPMLVSKGNYTKAYSIDSTLDSLTMLMVPVSAFLYNLVGIGPLFLIDMISFLVAAIFETQIQIEESYVKKEEESFGFKQYKKTFSDGINYLKKEKGLLAITMYFTVTMFAQGASNVIGLPYFKSTYSHGEYVYIAVMGFMLAGRIFGGVIHYKFKYPTDKKFTIALIVYMTISIIDGSYLYMPIVIMMGMCFLSGIMGVTSYNIRISATQSYVPDGNKGRFNGIFQMLITIGMMLGELSSGIMGDFMEKRLVIALFMMLNFIGVWFIMYRKRSHVKPIYNRQA